The genomic region TCTTAAAGAAATTTAAGATATCAAAGCTAGTATTTTTTAATGTACTTTCTTTTATTCCGAACTGCTCTAGAATTCTCATGGCAGACGGAACAATTTGTTTATCTATGTAATAATCGATATCGATTCTATTAATATCATTAACCATGAAGTATGGTTCTGCTCTTTCAGAAATTTTCCCGCTTCCCTTAACTATAACATAGCCTATTTTCCCGCCCTTAAATATCACGTAACCGGCCTTCATAGCTTTCTTTGCAGCATTTACATGAGGAGCGTCTACTTCATATTCTTCAAGGCTTTTGTCTAAAGATTTCCAAATTACTAAGTCTTGTATTGGCACTTCTTTTCTCCTTATTTTCATAATAACATCTCTTACAAGTTTTACTGCTTCATCTACTCCAGACGTTAGTATCTTCTCAATAACTCTCCTTTGCAGATCCTTAGCTAAATCGCACCAATCGCCTCTTACGGCTTCAAAACCTACAATATCTATTTTTCCATCCTCGGTAATTCCAGCATAACGTTTTTTATTTTCTGTAAAGAATATCTTTTTATATATTTTATCAATTTTTATTTCTAATCCAAATTTATTCATTATCTCATTAACTAATGAATCCACATTTCCAGATCCTTTTATGAACACTGAGTCAGTATCTCCGTAAATTACCTTAAAACCGCGCTCCTCTACTAATTTAGCCACAGAAGATATAATTTCTCTACCCCATGCTGTTACTGCTTCCGCACCTTCTTTGCTATACCACCTTGCACCTAACCATCCCATGTACCCATAAAAAGCGTTAGCCATAACTTTTAATGCTCTTTGCCTTTCATCTAGTCTTCTCCTTTCATATTCGTCTTTTTCTGTAGGTATTTTTGATTTTACTGCTTTTCTTTCCTCTATTAGCCTCTGTAAAATCCTCTTATAAAATCCATCAGGGGATTTCCTAAATTTATGCCCTACTTCTGGAGCAACCCAGCAATCCTCGCATTCGCCTTTTACTAGCGTATCTGGGCCAATGTTATATTTTATCATTATTGAAGGATACATTGACGAGAAATCAAGCACGTAAACGCCTTCATGTATTCCTGGCGCTGGGGAAATTACTAATCCTCCCTTATAGCTTTCATACTCTCTTTCAACTCTATTTGGTATTATTTCGTTAAATTTATACGCTTCCCTCATTAAAAGCCATTCTACTCTATAACCTACGCTTGCCATAGAAAGTTGGTCTAATGGCAATCCAGTAATCATAGTTAGCTGTTCTCCAAAGGGTAAGAAAACATCCTTAAGCAAATACGTTGATCTTACGTCGTCCATATTGTATTTCAAAAGAATATCTCTTTTTGATGGATCGGACCAATATTCTGGAATTTGATACCATTCAAGGTTAACTCTCTCATTCTTTTTAACAACTCCTAGATAATCAGCTATATTATCTAAACTCTTAACTTTCACTTCTGCAATGCTACTTGCGAATCCCAGTAAATCCACGTTCAATCTTCCAACAACGGAATAGTGCCCATAGGTTCCTTGTGAAGGTTCTGAATTTACTTTTCTACCTATATCTAACTTTACACCCCTGTTATTAACTCTTTCAAGTAAATATGGCCAATCAAATCCATTAGAATTATACCCTAGTATTATATCTGGATCATAGTCCAAAACAAACTTTGCAAACTCTCTAATAATTTCCAGATCGTCGTCCTTCATAACGAATTGCTTTACACCATTATTGGTCCATACACCAATTATTATTACTGGATCCCTTCTTGGATTTGGAGAACCATACTTATTGTACACTTCTATATCAAAAGCCATAATTCTCAATTCTGGTGGCTTATCTTCATAAATCTGAATAATCTTTTTTAATTCGTATACTTTTTTAACTCTCAGCTTGGGGTCTTGAATTTCCTCTACTTCTGCTTTAAACCAATTGAAAGGTTTTAAGTCTTTATCTATTGAATACCTCATGTAAAATCTTATATCTGCTTCTACTACTTCTTTTACTCCTCTTACCTTAGCTACCTTATCTCTATAAGTTCTTACATATGCAGGAATTACTGTTTCTATTCTCAGAACTTTTACTGGATTGCCATAATATTTTCTTTCCTCCAATTTTACACTGGTAATTGGAGACTGGGATACGCTTAATCGTTTTATATCTTCTGCTACTTTATTAGGATCTGCTGAATCGTCTAAAATAGCATAAAAGTATGGCCTAAAATTCTTCTCTAGGACTGCTACTCTATTTCCTTCCTTATCGATAGCCCATATATAGATTACCGGTTTACCCTCTTCTACATCATATGAAAAGTCTAAAATGTAAAAGCATCCTATCATATATTCTTTATAAAATTTCAAAGATTAATAATTACTCCAACCCTTTTCTGGAATATAAATCCTTAACCATAATGAACGCGTGCTTTCCTCTACCATAATAATTTTTTCTCACAAATAATGGAAAATATCCATTGCGAACATAGAAGAAGAATGCGTCTTTGTTTGTCGTCATAACTTCTAAGTATGAGTACTTGCAATGACCTAGTTTAAATCTCCTTTCAATCTCGTTGATCAAAAGTTTGCCTATTCCTTTATTTCTACAGTTTTTTCGTACAGCTATAGAAACTATATGCCCTCTTATTTTAAATTGTATAATACCTATTACATAACCTAGAATTTTACCGTCTTCCTTGGCAACTAAATATAATCCGTCTGCTATATATAAGTATGCCTTTAGTAAAGAGTAAGGATAAGGATTATCAAAGCTTTCCACTTCTATCTCATAAATTTGTGGCAGATCGTCTTCAGTCGCATCAGTTATAATTACCACAAAATGATTAAATTAGAGTGGATAATGAAAGTATTGGAATTCGATGAGAAAAAAGGCACAATGAAAGTTCATGTAGAGGACGAGGATGATTTGTGGACCTTACACATGATCCTAAATAAGGGAGATAAAGTAATAGCAAGGACTTCTAGAGATGTAAGCATGGGAAATGAAGGAAAAAGAGTTTCAATGATTATAGAGTTGCAAGTAGAATATACAGAATTTCAAGCTTTTACTACAAGGTTAAGAATTCATGGAATAATACTTGATGCTCCAGAAAGATATAGCATAAAAGGCGCACATCATACAATAAATCTTGATATAGGAGATGAAATAATAATTATAAAGGAAAAATGGAATAAAAGTGTTTTAGATAGAATTTACAAACAAGCTGAAAAGAAAAATAGAGTACTAATAGCCCTTGTTGATTTTGATGAATACTTAATAGCGATACCCATGATTCAAGGCATAAAAATACTTACGGAAAAAAGCTTATCTACACCTACAAAGGAAGAGGGAATTATAGAAGATAATGCAAGAGAAGTTGCAAAGGAAATTGAAAACTACCTTAATAGCTATAATAATATAGACGCAATTCTAATAGCTGGTCCAGGTCCGTTTAAGGAGATCGTTAGAAAATACTTAAATACTAAAGTAAAAATTTACATGGACTCCGTGTCTTCTGCTACAGAAGCTGGATTAAATGAAGTATTAAAAAGAGATATCATAGATCAAATAATGAGAGATTACGAAATTTCTCAATCAGAAAAAGACTTGGATAAGGCATTAATGCTGCTAAATAAGGATTCTGGATTAATAGCTTATGGGATTGATGAGACAAAAAAAGCTTCAGAATATGGAGCCGTGGATTCCTTACTCGTAATAGAAGATATGGTAACTGAAAACGAAGAGGTACAAAATATAATGGAAGAAGTAGAGAAAAGAGGAGGAAAAGTTCACATAATACCTAGAGACTCTCCTATATACTTCCAAGTAAAAAATTTCGCAGGAATACTAGCAATTCTTAGATTTAGAATAAATTAATTTCTCGGATATTTTCAAACCATAAGGGAGTTCCTCTATAATTCTGACTTCATCAGGATTATATTTTGATATTACCTCATTAACAAACTCTGGAGAAATGTAAAATCCATTAGAGGCTTTCTCGCCATAATCTGATAGGTCTATGTTTGTTCTTACAAAAGCCTTTATTATAGTACCTTCTCCACTATATTTTTCATAAGGCTTAGAATAATATCTTATAGTCCTTAGGAACCTCGTTCTAGTTTCTACCACGTCCTTATATACTGAACTACAATAATGTATATCCAATTTAGAATCTACATTTGCTTCAAGTACTTTTAACGCTAGTTCGAAGCTTCCTTTTCCACCTGCTAATCCATGACTAATTGTTATGCCTTTTGAATTTAAATTGTAAAAATTTCTTTCAGTTATCTCTAATTCGTTTATATTAATAAACTTAACTTTATGCTCTTCAGCCCACTTTATTAAAAAATTAAGATATTCTTCCTCTCCAGGTATTGCTGGAACCTCTAAACCAACATCAAATGAGAAATTCAATGCTTTTTCCACTGCTTTAAGATATTCCTTTCTAACTGGATGAAAACGTATTTCGTCAAGTCCTGCTCTCTGAAGAGCAAATAAAGCGTCATAATTTACATACCTGCCAGATGTATAAAGATGAATATGAAAGTCCTCTCCAAATTCAGACTTTAAAATCTCTATTAATTTTACTACCTTATCCAAATGTAAAATTGGGTCTCCTCCTGTGATTCCTGCACCTAATGCATTCATCTTATATGCTTCATATATAAAATCTTGAAAGCTCTCGGTTTTCTTTTCATTAGCATACATAACGTCTTTACCAAATCTTTCCTCACTTACTGGGCAATAATAACACGAATCACCGCATTCTCCAGAAATGAACACAACTAGCTTACTTCCTAGTCTACAATATTTACATCCTAATGGCAAATCTCTATTATACAATGAAATTTCTGGATTTCCTTTTAGCATTTATCCAGTCTTTAATTTTCTCACTTTTAACATCTTCTAATAATTCCTCCAATTCCTTAATAGCAATATTTTCATCCAAAGGCTTATTAGCTTGTATCTTTGGACTCCCTTCATTTCCCCCTTCAGGAAAGTACCAAACTTTGAACCATGTAAATCCTGCTTTTAACAAAGAAAAACCTAAAGGAGTATCTACAGCAGAATAACCTTTCATTATCAGATCTAAAGTTTCCTTATCCTTGTCGTAGGTTACAAATAGCCTACCTCTTTTAGATAGGAAGTTGTAGATCTTTTTGAAGAACTCTTCCTCTAAACCTACGTCTCTTAACCACGGATAATAATCTATTTCCAACCAATCTGGATAATAATCTCTTCCAGAAAAATAGTTGCAATATCCTACCAGCTTATCACCTAAGTATAACTTAAAATAGAAAAGTTCCTTTATATGAGTTTGTTTTATATCTACAACTTTTAATTCCAGATTTCCTATCTTACCTTGAATCATTTAGAGCCCTTCTAAAGAATTTATTTCTCCTACTTAATTCTCTTATTGCTTCCTCAAAGTTTTCGTTAGTAGCTAACTCATATTTCAAGAAAACGCCAGTTCTACCTTTGTCCTCTCTTTTCATTAACAGCTTTTCTCTCTCATTAATAGTTGTTATGGAAATCTTAAGTAACCTAGTAGCATAATCTTCATTTCCTTTAAGTGGGATTTCCTCATGACCATTCTTATTTGGTATAATAAGCTTTAATTCCTTATTTATACCCGGCTTTCTAACGCCATTTATTATATCCTCTAGGCTAACTAATCCGCCAAAATAGTAAAATTCCTCTTCATCTTTTTTAAGTTTTGATAATGGAAAAGATATTACTTCAGTTTCCTCAGGATTTAATGAAATATAGGCCTTAGGAGTTGATACTGGTGTGGCTTGTATTATATATTTATGGTCAGCCTCAAGTAAATCAAGTTCTAATATATTAGGTTCAAAAACTATAATATCAATATCACTAGTCTTTTTAACATCTCCCCTAGCAATAGATCCGTAAGCGTACCCTTTTATACCTCTGTAATATAAGGCTTCTAGGATTTCTTTTGCCCTTTTCCTCTTTTCATTAAATAACTTCCACTGCTCTTCTGTATACTCTATTTGCACAATTGATTTATAGTTCTTAGATAAGTTAAACTCTTATGGATATTTCCCTTTACACCTTTGCAATAGGCTTTGTAATATTTTGGGGACTTATCTTGGCTTTTAGAAAAAAACTTGAGCCAAAGGGATTTACTGTATATCCTTTATTTTTAATGTGGAAAAAGAGTACCAGGTCATTATGGTTTCCAAGATTAGCGTCCTCAAAGCCGTTTAAAATTTATGAAAAAATAGCAATGATTCTTGGAATCCTTGCAATGATTGGAGGTATTACAATGATATACTACGTAATATTTGGCCTAATTTTCCACCCACAATCAACTACAGTAAGATTAGAACCAATAATCCCTGGAGTTACTATAAGTTTATCATGTTTACCTTACATTCTTTTAGCTCTAGGAATTTCAGTTACTTTACATGAATTATCTCATGCAGTATCTGCAACATCAAATAAAATAAACGTAAAAAGCGGAGGTTTCATACTCTTAGGAATCTTTCCTGGAGCATTTGTAGAGCCTGCAGATGAAGAGTTTATGACGTCTAGCCTGCCTGCAAAAATAAAAATTCTTGCTGCAGGTATAGCAGTAAACCTAATTCTCGCAGGCATATTTTTCCCACTAGCTATATTTTTGCCCGGATATTTTTCACAAGGTTTACTTATAGAAGGAGTGATACCTCATAGTTCAGCTTATAACGCCTCCATACAAGCTGGAGATGTAATACTATCTGTTAACGGAATTAGGACAAATACTTTCAATTCTCTAACCACAGCTCTAAATCAAAGTACTAGTTATACTATAGTACTAAAAGCACTAAATGGATCAACAATAGTAAAACATGCTGAAGCTACAAACCATTTCTTAGGAGTTTATGTAACTTATTACTTTCCTCCATCAGTAAGACCGTTCTTACTTTTCGTTACCTGGATGTTTATAATAAATTTCAGCTTAGCGTTATTTAATGCTGCACCGTTAATAATTACGGATGGAGGAAAAATATTTACAGAATTACTTAAAAAGATAAGTTCACAAAATGGCGAAAAAATGTCTATGGCTATACAAGCTTTCCTTTTAATGTCGCTAGTATATGCAATAATGTTATCTATAAGTGCTTAATCTTCTTCAATTAATTTTGCACTAAGCATTGGGAATGGTATTACTTCTTTTATACTTTGATTATTCGTCAATAGCATTACTAGCCTATCTATTCCTATACCTAAACCTCCAGTAGGTGGCATGCCATAAGATAATGCCCTTACAAAGTCTTTATCATAAGGATGAGCTTCTTCGTCTCCTCTTTTCATCATTTCCTGCTCTTCTTTGAATAATTTATCTTGTAATATTGGATCGTTAAGCTCAGTATAGGCGTTTGCCAATTCCATTCCAGCAATATATAATTCAAACCTCTCCACCAAACCTGGCTTTGACCTATGAGGCTTACATAATGGTGTAGTTTCTATTGGGTAATCAGTTATGAAAGTAGGTTGTATTAAGTTGGGTGTAACTAATTTATCAAATAATTTTTCAATCATTAAACCTCTAACGTAAAGGTTACCTCGTGGTATAAGGCCATATTTTTTCATTAACTCTTTTAATTCATCGTCTGTCATTTTCTCAACGTCTTTACCGAGGGCTTCACTTAGCGAATCAAACATAGTAATTTTTCTAAACTGAGATAGTTCTATTTCATATTCCTTATCTGCCACTTTATACTTGAGCTTAGTGTCTCCTAAAACTTTACTTGTCACAGTTTTTAACATATCCTCAGTAAGTTTCATTATATCATTATAATCTGCGTAAGCCCAGTAAAGTTCCAACTCAGTGAATTCTGGATTATGAGTTACATCTATATCCTCATTTCTGAACACTTTACCTATTTCGAAAACTTTATCAAATCCGCCTACTATGAACCTTTTTAAATAGAGCTCTAATGAAATTCTGAGGTACCATTCTTCATTTAGATAATTAACTTTAGATTTAAACGGTTTGGCTAACGCACCACCATAAACTGGTTGTAATATTGGTGTTTCGACTTCTATGAATCCCTTTGAATTTAAATAATCTCTTATTTCCTTTATAGTCTTAAATCTTATCTCCATAGCTTTCCTTGCACTATCATTATAGAGAAAATCAACATACCTATGAGCATATCTAAATTCCGTACTTAATTTAGTCCAATCAGGAGGCTCTATTAGTGCCTTTGCTAGCAATTCATAGCTCTTAACAAGTAATGTCAGCTCTCCTTTACCTGTATAGAATAGATCTCCTTTTACTCCTATTATATCGCCTCTTCCAATATAATTAAAGAATTCTTCATATTTATCGCCTAATTCGTTTATCCTTAAATAAAGTTGTAATCTTTCGCCTTCATCAAAAATGTCTACAAAAGACGCTTTTCCATGTCTCCTAATATTGGCAACCCTACCTGCAGTTGAAATATCAAACATAAAAGGCTCGTGAGGTTTATCCTGCCTATTAAGGCCTATTTGCCTAATCTGAAGTATAGTGTGAGTTATTTCGTATTTCTGCGGATAAGGATTAATTCCTTTAGCTTTAAGCTCCTCTACAATTTTAACTCTTCTTTCGTCCCATTTCACACAATAACCGAATATTTCTAGTATAAAACATTTTACGATAATAAACTACAACTTTACTCCTAATATCTCTAGAAATTTTAATGCACAATCCTTTATTCTCTCCTCGGTGGACTTATCTATAGAAATTTGCTTATTATAAGTAGTATAACCGTTTTGACTAATAAATGCAATAACATCTGTTGAATCATAATAGAATTTTACATACAACATATCGGAATAAACTATGGAAATTATGCAAGGGCATAAGTTAAGCAATTCCTTAACTTTTAAAGAATATTCTTTCGCTATTTTCATTTTCTCCTCGCTCACTTCTTTTTTAACAAAGTCAACTCCGTCGTATTCCCCTACCTTAATTTCTCCGTTAAGCATTATGCTATCAATTCCATGCTTTCTAAGTTCTATCATAATGACGTCTTTACCTTCTATTTTAAGCTTGGAAACGCTTTTAGTCATTTCGCATAATTTTTAGCTAAAAGAAAATTAAATTTCTGGCTTCTGACTCCATTTCCTGAACATATAGAAAGTTAGTATAAAGAAGATTATTGCAATTATCGTGAAAATTATACCAAAGATTGTTAAAGGCAATAATTCATTCTTTGGGCCCACTCCGAAGAATATTGGGAAAGGACCTATTAATACTAGTCC from Acidianus ambivalens harbors:
- a CDS encoding radical SAM protein, whose translation is MLKGNPEISLYNRDLPLGCKYCRLGSKLVVFISGECGDSCYYCPVSEERFGKDVMYANEKKTESFQDFIYEAYKMNALGAGITGGDPILHLDKVVKLIEILKSEFGEDFHIHLYTSGRYVNYDALFALQRAGLDEIRFHPVRKEYLKAVEKALNFSFDVGLEVPAIPGEEEYLNFLIKWAEEHKVKFININELEITERNFYNLNSKGITISHGLAGGKGSFELALKVLEANVDSKLDIHYCSSVYKDVVETRTRFLRTIRYYSKPYEKYSGEGTIIKAFVRTNIDLSDYGEKASNGFYISPEFVNEVISKYNPDEVRIIEELPYGLKISEKLIYSKSKNC
- a CDS encoding TIGR00304 family membrane protein, with product MKLSVIGVGMSLIFIGFALLFISALSCTVSTPSTTSTAVGGLVLIGPFPIFFGVGPKNELLPLTIFGIIFTIIAIIFFILTFYMFRKWSQKPEI
- the lysS gene encoding lysine--tRNA ligase; this encodes MKWDERRVKIVEELKAKGINPYPQKYEITHTILQIRQIGLNRQDKPHEPFMFDISTAGRVANIRRHGKASFVDIFDEGERLQLYLRINELGDKYEEFFNYIGRGDIIGVKGDLFYTGKGELTLLVKSYELLAKALIEPPDWTKLSTEFRYAHRYVDFLYNDSARKAMEIRFKTIKEIRDYLNSKGFIEVETPILQPVYGGALAKPFKSKVNYLNEEWYLRISLELYLKRFIVGGFDKVFEIGKVFRNEDIDVTHNPEFTELELYWAYADYNDIMKLTEDMLKTVTSKVLGDTKLKYKVADKEYEIELSQFRKITMFDSLSEALGKDVEKMTDDELKELMKKYGLIPRGNLYVRGLMIEKLFDKLVTPNLIQPTFITDYPIETTPLCKPHRSKPGLVERFELYIAGMELANAYTELNDPILQDKLFKEEQEMMKRGDEEAHPYDKDFVRALSYGMPPTGGLGIGIDRLVMLLTNNQSIKEVIPFPMLSAKLIEED
- a CDS encoding nucleotidyltransferase domain-containing protein is translated as MQIEYTEEQWKLFNEKRKRAKEILEALYYRGIKGYAYGSIARGDVKKTSDIDIIVFEPNILELDLLEADHKYIIQATPVSTPKAYISLNPEETEVISFPLSKLKKDEEEFYYFGGLVSLEDIINGVRKPGINKELKLIIPNKNGHEEIPLKGNEDYATRLLKISITTINEREKLLMKREDKGRTGVFLKYELATNENFEEAIRELSRRNKFFRRALNDSR
- a CDS encoding DUF1122 family protein; the protein is MIQGKIGNLELKVVDIKQTHIKELFYFKLYLGDKLVGYCNYFSGRDYYPDWLEIDYYPWLRDVGLEEEFFKKIYNFLSKRGRLFVTYDKDKETLDLIMKGYSAVDTPLGFSLLKAGFTWFKVWYFPEGGNEGSPKIQANKPLDENIAIKELEELLEDVKSEKIKDWINAKRKSRNFIV
- a CDS encoding mRNA surveillance protein pelota, whose translation is MKVLEFDEKKGTMKVHVEDEDDLWTLHMILNKGDKVIARTSRDVSMGNEGKRVSMIIELQVEYTEFQAFTTRLRIHGIILDAPERYSIKGAHHTINLDIGDEIIIIKEKWNKSVLDRIYKQAEKKNRVLIALVDFDEYLIAIPMIQGIKILTEKSLSTPTKEEGIIEDNAREVAKEIENYLNSYNNIDAILIAGPGPFKEIVRKYLNTKVKIYMDSVSSATEAGLNEVLKRDIIDQIMRDYEISQSEKDLDKALMLLNKDSGLIAYGIDETKKASEYGAVDSLLVIEDMVTENEEVQNIMEEVEKRGGKVHIIPRDSPIYFQVKNFAGILAILRFRIN
- a CDS encoding GNAT family N-acetyltransferase: MVIITDATEDDLPQIYEIEVESFDNPYPYSLLKAYLYIADGLYLVAKEDGKILGYVIGIIQFKIRGHIVSIAVRKNCRNKGIGKLLINEIERRFKLGHCKYSYLEVMTTNKDAFFFYVRNGYFPLFVRKNYYGRGKHAFIMVKDLYSRKGLE
- a CDS encoding DNA-directed DNA polymerase, whose translation is MIGCFYILDFSYDVEEGKPVIYIWAIDKEGNRVAVLEKNFRPYFYAILDDSADPNKVAEDIKRLSVSQSPITSVKLEERKYYGNPVKVLRIETVIPAYVRTYRDKVAKVRGVKEVVEADIRFYMRYSIDKDLKPFNWFKAEVEEIQDPKLRVKKVYELKKIIQIYEDKPPELRIMAFDIEVYNKYGSPNPRRDPVIIIGVWTNNGVKQFVMKDDDLEIIREFAKFVLDYDPDIILGYNSNGFDWPYLLERVNNRGVKLDIGRKVNSEPSQGTYGHYSVVGRLNVDLLGFASSIAEVKVKSLDNIADYLGVVKKNERVNLEWYQIPEYWSDPSKRDILLKYNMDDVRSTYLLKDVFLPFGEQLTMITGLPLDQLSMASVGYRVEWLLMREAYKFNEIIPNRVEREYESYKGGLVISPAPGIHEGVYVLDFSSMYPSIMIKYNIGPDTLVKGECEDCWVAPEVGHKFRKSPDGFYKRILQRLIEERKAVKSKIPTEKDEYERRRLDERQRALKVMANAFYGYMGWLGARWYSKEGAEAVTAWGREIISSVAKLVEERGFKVIYGDTDSVFIKGSGNVDSLVNEIMNKFGLEIKIDKIYKKIFFTENKKRYAGITEDGKIDIVGFEAVRGDWCDLAKDLQRRVIEKILTSGVDEAVKLVRDVIMKIRRKEVPIQDLVIWKSLDKSLEEYEVDAPHVNAAKKAMKAGYVIFKGGKIGYVIVKGSGKISERAEPYFMVNDINRIDIDYYIDKQIVPSAMRILEQFGIKESTLKNTSFDILNFFKK
- a CDS encoding site-2 protease family protein — protein: MDISLYTFAIGFVIFWGLILAFRKKLEPKGFTVYPLFLMWKKSTRSLWFPRLASSKPFKIYEKIAMILGILAMIGGITMIYYVIFGLIFHPQSTTVRLEPIIPGVTISLSCLPYILLALGISVTLHELSHAVSATSNKINVKSGGFILLGIFPGAFVEPADEEFMTSSLPAKIKILAAGIAVNLILAGIFFPLAIFLPGYFSQGLLIEGVIPHSSAYNASIQAGDVILSVNGIRTNTFNSLTTALNQSTSYTIVLKALNGSTIVKHAEATNHFLGVYVTYYFPPSVRPFLLFVTWMFIINFSLALFNAAPLIITDGGKIFTELLKKISSQNGEKMSMAIQAFLLMSLVYAIMLSISA